In the Olleya sp. Hel_I_94 genome, one interval contains:
- a CDS encoding FecR family protein yields MNKEVLILKWLDNDLTPQELEAFKALEDYEAIVKLSNYSQGFKAPEFNTDQALKTILTSIEQPPKRQTNWLSPFLKIAAILAICFGAYYYTTTLDTTINTYYAEKSLIQLPDHSEVNLNALSKITYNPKQWANNTRSLKLEGEAFFKVKKGSSFNVVTTSGIVTVLGTEFNVKQRQNYFEVTCYEGIVNVTFNSAETKLKAGDSFLIINNKPIERLTLNAKKPDWLNSLSSFISVPLSEVLDEFERQYNVKIDAKTIKQDELFSGKFTHNDINIALQSITQPLQLRYKKVNKTIILTRE; encoded by the coding sequence ATGAATAAAGAAGTACTAATATTAAAATGGTTGGACAACGACCTAACTCCTCAAGAACTTGAAGCGTTTAAAGCGCTTGAGGACTATGAGGCTATAGTAAAATTATCTAATTACAGTCAAGGGTTTAAAGCGCCAGAGTTTAACACTGACCAGGCTTTAAAAACAATTCTTACCAGTATTGAACAACCACCAAAAAGACAAACTAATTGGCTATCTCCTTTTCTTAAAATTGCAGCTATTTTAGCAATATGTTTTGGCGCCTATTATTATACCACAACGTTAGACACCACTATTAATACATATTATGCAGAAAAGTCATTAATCCAACTACCTGACCACTCTGAAGTTAATTTAAATGCGTTATCTAAAATCACCTATAATCCAAAACAATGGGCAAACAATACACGCAGTCTTAAATTAGAAGGCGAAGCCTTTTTTAAAGTTAAAAAAGGAAGCTCCTTTAATGTTGTTACAACATCAGGAATAGTAACCGTTTTGGGAACAGAATTTAATGTTAAGCAACGTCAAAATTATTTTGAAGTTACCTGCTATGAAGGCATAGTTAATGTGACTTTTAACAGTGCTGAAACAAAATTAAAAGCAGGAGATTCCTTTTTAATAATTAACAATAAGCCTATTGAGCGGTTAACTTTAAATGCAAAAAAACCAGATTGGCTAAACAGTCTAAGTAGTTTTATTAGCGTACCTTTAAGCGAAGTTTTAGACGAGTTTGAAAGACAGTATAATGTAAAGATTGATGCTAAAACGATTAAACAAGACGAATTGTTTTCGGGTAAGTTTACACACAATGACATTAATATTGCATTACAGTCCATAACACAACCACTACAATTACGCTATAAAAAAGTTAACAAAACCATTATTTTAACGCGTGAATAA
- a CDS encoding RNA polymerase sigma factor — protein MSKQLYKNICDKSRFEAFFKKHSKSLHSFLYFKFGDRLNPEDKTQEAFIKLWENCKKVSPEKAKSYVFTIANNLMLNEVAHQKVVLKHQQTKTTHQTNVSPEFLMEEDEYRKKLEKAIANLTEAQRIAFLMNRVEGKRFKEIAALLDISTKAVEKRIYGALKKLRQEIDGL, from the coding sequence AAATATTTGTGATAAATCCCGATTCGAGGCATTTTTTAAAAAGCACTCAAAAAGCTTACATAGCTTTTTATATTTCAAGTTTGGAGACCGTTTAAATCCCGAAGACAAAACCCAAGAAGCCTTTATAAAGCTTTGGGAAAATTGTAAAAAAGTAAGTCCTGAGAAAGCTAAAAGTTATGTTTTTACAATTGCAAACAACTTAATGCTAAATGAGGTTGCACACCAAAAAGTAGTCCTAAAACACCAACAGACAAAAACAACACATCAAACAAATGTATCTCCAGAATTTTTAATGGAGGAAGATGAATACCGTAAAAAGCTAGAAAAAGCTATAGCTAATTTAACTGAGGCTCAACGGATTGCCTTTTTAATGAATCGTGTAGAAGGTAAACGTTTTAAAGAAATTGCTGCACTTTTGGACATTAGTACCAAAGCTGTAGAAAAACGCATTTATGGTGCCTTAAAAAAATTAAGACAAGAGATAGATGGGTTATAA
- the eno gene encoding phosphopyruvate hydratase gives MSIIINVHARQIFDSRGNPTVEVDVETENGYVGRAAVPSGASTGEHEAVELRDGGPKYMGKGVSKAVDNVNNILAEELLGVNVFEQNYVDTLMCKIDGTPNKSKLGANAILGVSLAVAKAAAAELGMPLYRYIGGVSANTLPVPMMNIINGGSHSDAPIAFQEFMVMPVKAKNFSHALQMGTEIFHNLKKVLHDRGLSTAVGDEGGFAPTLDGTEDALDTIAIAVKNAGYTLGDDVMIALDCAAAEFYVNGNYDYSKFEGETGKVRSSKEQADYLAELSRNYPIISIEDGMDENDWEGWKYLTEQVGDKVQLVGDDLFVTNVERLSRGIKEDIANSILIKVNQIGTLTETIAAVNMAHNAGYTSVMSHRSGETEDNTIADLAVALNCGQIKTGSASRSDRMAKYNQLLRIEEELGEVAYYPKDKAFKIKR, from the coding sequence GTAGATGTTGAAACAGAAAACGGTTATGTTGGTAGAGCAGCAGTACCTTCTGGAGCTTCAACAGGAGAACATGAAGCTGTAGAGTTACGTGATGGAGGACCTAAATACATGGGTAAAGGAGTTAGTAAAGCTGTAGATAATGTAAATAATATTCTAGCTGAAGAGCTTTTAGGAGTTAATGTTTTTGAACAAAATTATGTAGATACATTAATGTGTAAAATAGATGGTACACCTAATAAATCGAAGTTAGGTGCCAATGCTATTTTAGGAGTATCTTTAGCTGTTGCTAAAGCTGCTGCTGCAGAATTAGGGATGCCATTATATAGATACATTGGAGGTGTTAGTGCAAATACATTACCAGTGCCAATGATGAATATCATTAACGGAGGATCACATAGTGATGCACCTATCGCATTTCAAGAGTTTATGGTTATGCCAGTCAAAGCCAAAAACTTTTCTCATGCATTACAAATGGGAACAGAAATTTTTCATAATCTTAAAAAAGTATTACATGACAGAGGTTTAAGTACAGCTGTAGGTGATGAAGGTGGTTTTGCACCAACTTTAGATGGTACTGAGGATGCTTTGGATACTATCGCAATAGCTGTTAAAAATGCAGGATATACGCTTGGAGACGATGTAATGATTGCTCTAGATTGTGCTGCTGCAGAATTTTATGTTAATGGAAACTACGATTATTCTAAATTTGAAGGCGAAACTGGTAAAGTACGTTCAAGTAAAGAACAAGCAGATTACTTAGCAGAATTGTCTAGAAATTACCCTATTATTTCTATTGAGGATGGTATGGATGAAAACGACTGGGAAGGTTGGAAATATTTAACTGAACAAGTTGGTGATAAAGTACAATTAGTAGGTGATGATTTATTTGTTACCAATGTAGAAAGATTATCAAGAGGAATAAAAGAAGATATTGCTAATTCTATCTTAATAAAAGTAAATCAAATTGGTACTTTAACCGAAACTATTGCTGCTGTAAATATGGCTCATAACGCAGGTTATACTTCAGTAATGTCTCATAGATCAGGAGAGACTGAGGATAATACCATTGCAGATTTAGCAGTAGCACTTAATTGTGGACAGATAAAAACAGGTTCTGCATCGCGTAGTGATCGTATGGCTAAATACAACCAATTACTTCGTATTGAAGAAGAATTAGGAGAAGTAGCATACTATCCAAAAGATAAAGCATTCAAGATTAAAAGATAA
- a CDS encoding 3-ketoacyl-ACP reductase, protein MEHLKNRKAIITGGSKGLGKATAIAFAKEGIDVAITGRNEADLQETVTQLKALGVHAIYAVFDVGNYEAVKDGIKTIIDQLGKVDILVNNAGIAAFGSLNDMEVDQWSKIIQTNVMGMYYVTKEVLPYLINQNEGDIINISSTAGLNGNANTSAYSASKFAVIGMSESLMKEVRKNNIRVCTLTPSTIASDMSINLGIADKNSEDSVLQPDDFAELIVAGLKLPRRAMLKSAALWSTNP, encoded by the coding sequence ATGGAACATTTAAAAAATAGAAAAGCAATAATTACAGGAGGAAGTAAAGGTTTAGGTAAAGCTACTGCTATTGCTTTTGCTAAAGAAGGGATTGATGTTGCAATTACTGGAAGAAATGAAGCAGACTTACAAGAAACCGTTACCCAATTAAAAGCATTAGGTGTCCATGCAATTTATGCTGTTTTTGATGTAGGTAATTACGAGGCTGTTAAAGACGGAATAAAAACTATTATAGACCAATTAGGAAAAGTAGACATTTTAGTAAATAATGCAGGAATAGCTGCTTTTGGGTCTTTAAATGATATGGAAGTTGACCAATGGAGTAAAATTATTCAAACCAATGTTATGGGAATGTACTACGTAACTAAAGAGGTTTTACCATATTTAATAAACCAAAACGAAGGAGATATTATTAATATATCATCAACTGCTGGATTAAATGGTAATGCTAATACATCTGCTTATTCTGCATCAAAATTTGCTGTGATTGGCATGTCAGAGTCTTTAATGAAAGAGGTAAGAAAAAACAATATTAGAGTTTGCACTTTAACTCCAAGTACAATTGCATCTGATATGTCTATTAATTTAGGTATCGCAGATAAAAACTCTGAAGACAGTGTTTTACAACCCGATGATTTTGCAGAGTTAATTGTAGCTGGACTAAAACTACCTAGAAGAGCAATGCTTAAAAGCGCTGCATTATGGTCTACAAATCCATAA
- a CDS encoding citrate synthase yields the protein MSNKATLEINGEKHEFPLIVGTENEIGIDIKNLRAVTGGVTTIDPGYKNTGSCESAITFLDGEKGILRYRGYSIEELAEKADFLEVAFLLIFGELPTKEQLSKFEKDIKEQSVVDDDVKKILDAFPKSAHPMGVLSSLTSALTAFNPSSVNVDSEEDMYNTVCKIMGKFPVLVAWTMRKQKGLPLDYGDDNLGYVENILKMMFKKPNQDYTQNPILVNALDKLLILHADHEQNCSTSTVRIVGSSHAGLFASLSSGISALWGPLHGGANQAVLEMLEAIKEDGGDTKKYMAKAKDKEDPFRLMGFGHRVYKNFDPRAKIIKKAADEVLGDLGIDDPVLDIAKGLAEEALSDSYFVDRKLYPNVDFYSGIIYRGMGIPTEMFTVMFALGRLPGWIAQWKEMRNRKEPIGRPRQIYIGENLRSFKSISER from the coding sequence ATGTCAAATAAAGCAACGCTTGAAATTAATGGAGAAAAACACGAATTTCCCTTAATTGTAGGTACTGAAAATGAAATAGGAATAGATATCAAAAATCTTAGAGCTGTTACAGGTGGTGTGACAACTATTGATCCAGGTTATAAAAATACAGGATCATGTGAGAGTGCTATTACTTTTTTAGATGGAGAAAAAGGAATTTTAAGATACAGAGGTTATTCTATTGAAGAATTAGCTGAAAAAGCAGATTTCCTTGAGGTAGCGTTTTTATTAATTTTTGGTGAATTACCAACTAAAGAGCAACTTAGTAAATTTGAAAAAGATATTAAGGAGCAGTCAGTTGTTGATGACGATGTAAAGAAAATTTTAGATGCATTTCCTAAGTCAGCACATCCAATGGGTGTCCTTTCTTCTTTAACAAGTGCTTTAACAGCATTTAACCCTTCATCGGTAAACGTAGACTCAGAAGAGGATATGTACAATACTGTATGTAAAATTATGGGTAAATTTCCGGTGTTAGTAGCATGGACAATGCGTAAGCAAAAAGGTTTACCATTAGATTATGGAGATGATAACTTAGGCTATGTTGAAAACATCCTTAAAATGATGTTTAAAAAACCTAATCAGGACTATACACAAAATCCAATCCTAGTTAATGCTTTAGATAAGTTATTAATTTTACATGCAGATCATGAGCAAAACTGTTCTACATCTACAGTTAGAATAGTAGGATCATCTCACGCAGGTTTATTTGCATCTTTATCTTCAGGTATTTCAGCACTTTGGGGACCATTACATGGTGGAGCAAACCAAGCAGTTTTAGAGATGCTTGAAGCAATTAAGGAAGATGGTGGAGACACTAAAAAATATATGGCTAAAGCTAAGGATAAAGAAGATCCTTTCCGTTTAATGGGCTTTGGACACAGGGTATATAAAAACTTTGATCCAAGAGCAAAAATCATTAAAAAAGCTGCTGATGAAGTTTTAGGAGATTTAGGAATCGATGATCCTGTATTAGATATTGCTAAAGGATTAGCAGAAGAAGCTTTAAGCGATTCATATTTTGTAGATCGTAAATTATATCCTAACGTAGATTTCTATTCTGGTATTATTTATAGAGGTATGGGAATCCCAACAGAAATGTTTACCGTTATGTTCGCTTTAGGACGTTTACCAGGTTGGATTGCACAATGGAAAGAAATGCGTAACCGTAAGGAGCCAATTGGACGTCCAAGACAAATATATATTGGAGAAAACTTAAGGTCTTTCAAATCAATTTCTGAAAGATAG
- a CDS encoding dimethylarginine dimethylaminohydrolase family protein, with protein MLKLNVKNETSRLRAVVLGTAVSNGPTPKLEEAYDPKSYLHIKAGTYPIEADMVNEMESVAKIFEKYDVKVYRPELIKDCNQIFARDIAFVIDDVFIKANILPERENELDAIQYLIDTIDPKKVIRPPVEVHIEGGDVMLCNDYIFIGTYRGDDYSDYIVARTNQAGVDYITQQFPHKKVKSFDLNKSQTNAYDNALHLDCCFQPIGTNKAILHKEGFRDQTEYEWLLDYFGKDNCFIISKEEMFNMNSNIFSISEDVIISEKNFTRLNTWLRDKGFTVEEVPYAEIAKQEGLLRCSTMPLIRD; from the coding sequence ATGTTAAAACTAAACGTAAAAAACGAAACCTCTAGATTAAGAGCAGTCGTTTTAGGAACAGCAGTTAGTAATGGTCCAACACCAAAACTAGAAGAAGCATACGACCCAAAATCGTATTTGCATATCAAAGCAGGTACTTACCCAATTGAAGCAGATATGGTCAATGAAATGGAGTCTGTAGCTAAGATTTTTGAAAAATACGATGTAAAAGTTTACAGACCAGAATTAATAAAGGATTGCAATCAGATTTTTGCTAGAGATATTGCTTTTGTAATTGATGATGTTTTTATAAAAGCAAACATACTACCCGAAAGAGAAAATGAATTAGATGCTATTCAATACTTAATTGATACAATAGATCCTAAAAAAGTGATACGTCCACCAGTGGAAGTACACATTGAAGGAGGAGACGTAATGCTATGCAACGACTATATCTTTATTGGAACTTATAGAGGTGACGATTATTCAGACTATATCGTAGCTAGAACAAATCAAGCAGGAGTAGATTATATAACACAACAGTTTCCGCATAAAAAAGTTAAAAGTTTTGATTTAAATAAATCGCAAACCAATGCTTATGATAATGCATTGCATTTAGATTGTTGTTTTCAACCAATAGGTACTAATAAAGCAATTTTACATAAAGAAGGTTTTAGAGACCAAACTGAGTATGAATGGTTGTTAGATTACTTTGGAAAAGACAATTGTTTTATTATTTCTAAAGAAGAAATGTTTAACATGAATAGTAATATTTTTAGTATTTCTGAAGACGTTATTATTTCAGAAAAAAACTTTACTAGACTTAATACTTGGTTGCGCGACAAAGGATTTACAGTGGAAGAAGTGCCTTATGCTGAAATAGCAAAACAAGAAGGTTTGTTGCGATGTAGCACAATGCCTTTAATTAGGGATTAA
- a CDS encoding TonB-dependent receptor plug domain-containing protein: MNKSLKKTLLLIIALAFSFSFYAQTKKLPLLDVLSTIEYQYKVSFSYADKVIKGVFVTFDSKDSLDDMLSKIELQTDIKFNKLDDHFITVTGNINGFSFQKLDEITISNYLTTGINKNKSGHITISPKSFEILPGLIEPDILQTIQAIPGVLSVDETVSNINVRGGTHDQNLILYDGIKMYQSGHFFGLISAFNPYLTKHVSVIKNGTSARFGDGISSMIDMKLSDNIDADFSAGIGINMITADGFAIIPLTPKTQLQLATRRAITDILNTPTYNQYFKRVFQDSEVSNTEHSFKDNQTFRFSDISLKLLHNITEKDKLRFTLLNVFNQLDFEESSNSDASVNNSNQLKQQNRASAIQYQHIWNNKFNTTIKGYYSNYDLRSSDYDMANNQRLIQENKVVDTGFNIDAYYDFNTYFSINVGYQFNEVSVSNLEETNDSFLDVNLKRNLTAHSVYAETILQSKNKKSLIKLGFRHNYFKNFKIGVLEPRLHISQRFLKHFRAELSGEYKSQTTSQLIDLQNDFLGVEKRRWVLANNNTIPIQKSKQLGLGLTYNKNKLLLSIEGYYKTVNGVTTRSQGLQNQYQFINVNGGYDVKGIDVLVNKQINRFSTWIGYSYSNNNYTFKDLNNSNAFPSNFDIKHQINYGSTYSWQQLKLAFGVNWHSGKPYTQVNDNTPIINNTINYNAPNSSRLSSYIRADLSATYQFKLGENKAVIGASVWNILNRENILNTYYTIDNNQVTTIENTSLGITPNLSFRVSF, from the coding sequence GTGAATAAATCGTTAAAAAAGACTCTATTATTAATTATTGCATTAGCCTTTAGCTTTTCTTTTTATGCCCAAACTAAAAAACTACCTTTATTGGATGTCCTATCTACAATAGAGTATCAGTATAAAGTTAGTTTTTCTTATGCAGACAAAGTAATTAAGGGTGTTTTTGTGACGTTTGATAGCAAGGATTCTTTGGATGATATGTTATCAAAAATAGAACTCCAAACTGATATAAAATTCAACAAATTAGACGACCATTTTATTACCGTTACAGGCAATATAAATGGTTTTTCTTTTCAAAAATTAGACGAAATTACTATCTCTAATTACTTAACCACTGGTATTAACAAAAACAAATCTGGTCATATAACCATATCACCAAAATCCTTTGAAATTTTACCTGGTTTAATTGAACCTGATATATTACAAACCATACAAGCCATACCTGGTGTTTTAAGTGTAGATGAAACCGTATCTAATATTAATGTTAGAGGAGGAACACATGATCAAAACCTTATTTTATATGATGGAATAAAAATGTATCAATCAGGACACTTTTTTGGATTAATCTCGGCTTTTAATCCGTATTTAACAAAACATGTCTCTGTAATAAAAAATGGAACAAGCGCGCGATTTGGTGACGGAATTAGTAGTATGATTGACATGAAATTATCGGATAATATAGATGCCGATTTTAGCGCTGGAATAGGCATAAATATGATTACTGCAGATGGTTTTGCTATTATACCATTAACACCAAAAACACAACTACAATTAGCAACTAGACGCGCTATTACTGATATACTAAATACACCAACGTATAATCAATATTTTAAACGTGTGTTTCAGGACTCTGAAGTGTCTAACACAGAACATTCGTTTAAAGACAATCAAACCTTTAGGTTTAGTGATATCTCATTAAAACTCTTACACAATATTACAGAAAAAGATAAATTACGTTTTACATTATTAAATGTATTTAATCAATTAGATTTTGAGGAGTCCTCAAATAGTGATGCCTCAGTAAATAACAGTAATCAACTAAAACAACAAAACAGAGCATCTGCTATACAATATCAACATATTTGGAATAACAAATTCAACACCACAATTAAAGGGTATTACTCAAATTACGATTTAAGATCTTCGGATTATGATATGGCAAATAACCAACGTTTAATACAAGAAAATAAAGTAGTTGATACTGGTTTTAATATTGATGCTTACTATGATTTTAATACCTATTTTTCAATTAATGTAGGTTATCAATTTAACGAAGTTTCGGTAAGTAATTTAGAAGAAACAAATGACTCTTTTTTAGATGTTAACCTAAAGCGAAACTTAACAGCACATAGTGTCTATGCCGAAACGATATTACAATCCAAAAACAAAAAATCTTTAATTAAACTAGGGTTTCGTCATAATTACTTCAAAAATTTTAAAATAGGTGTGTTAGAACCAAGGTTACATATTAGTCAACGCTTTTTAAAACATTTTAGAGCCGAACTTTCAGGTGAATATAAAAGTCAAACCACTTCACAGTTAATAGATTTACAAAACGACTTTTTAGGTGTAGAAAAGCGTCGATGGGTTTTGGCTAACAATAATACCATTCCAATTCAAAAAAGTAAGCAATTAGGTTTAGGGCTAACTTATAATAAAAACAAATTATTATTAAGTATTGAAGGCTATTATAAAACGGTTAATGGCGTGACTACCCGAAGTCAAGGATTGCAAAATCAATATCAATTTATTAATGTTAATGGAGGTTATGATGTTAAGGGTATTGATGTATTAGTTAACAAACAAATTAACCGTTTTAGTACGTGGATAGGCTATAGTTATAGCAATAATAATTATACGTTTAAAGACTTAAATAACAGTAACGCTTTCCCTAGTAATTTTGATATAAAACATCAAATTAATTATGGTAGTACGTATAGTTGGCAACAACTAAAATTAGCTTTTGGTGTCAATTGGCATTCTGGTAAACCTTACACGCAAGTCAATGACAATACGCCTATTATTAATAACACTATTAATTATAATGCACCAAACAGTAGTAGGTTAAGCTCCTATATTAGAGCAGACCTATCTGCTACATATCAATTTAAATTAGGCGAAAATAAAGCTGTTATTGGAGCGTCGGTATGGAATATTCTTAACAGAGAAAATATACTAAATACCTATTATACTATTGATAATAATCAAGTCACTACTATTGAAAACACATCATTAGGGATAACACCAAATCTTAGTTTTAGAGTTTCGTTTTAG